The Candidatus Nanopelagicales bacterium region TGGGTTGTTCGTCACCGATAGCGTGAGTGCTCCGCACTCCCGCGCGACCGAGACCGACTCAAGCAAGTCAGGGGAACCTCCAGACTGGCTGACGCCGATCACCAGCACGCCCCCCAGATCGGGGCGCGCGCCGTACGCGGTCAGAGTTGACGGAGACGCCAACCCGGTCGGCAGTCCGAGCAGTACCTCGATCAGGTACTTCGCATACAGCGCAGCGTGATCGCTGGTCCCACGAGCGGCAAGCAGCACGAATCTGGGTGATCTCTCGGCGATCTCGCGAGCCGTCGCGACGATCTGCGGCTCACGATCCAGCAGCCTCGCCAGAACTTCCGGCTGCTCGGCGATCTCTGACGCCATGAGTGCGCCCGCCTGCTTGGCCATGTCTTGCCCCTTCGTTCAACTCGGTCGTCACCATTGATCCGAGCCTAGGGAACTGGCGGCGGCAACGCGCGACGATCGAACTGGACCTCATTGAACGAGATGAGGTCGTCGCGCAACAGTCGCGGACCTGCTGCGAGAACTGCTTAGCGATAACAGGACGTCGGGGGTCGACCCGAATCGTTGATGTAGCGTCAGATCCCGTGACTAACGCCCCAGCCCCGCCGCCCTCGTTGCACGGACACGGCGGCACGCACGCCGTCGCGGCCGCTCGGGCCCACGGACAAAGCGTCTTGTGGACCTTGTCCGGCGCGCATATCTTCCCGATGCTCGATGCCGCCGTCAACGCGCCGGAATCGCCCTTGCGCATCATTGACGTGCGCCATGAGGCGACTGCGGTGTTCGCGGCCGAGGCGACGGGGAAGCTGTCCCGGTCCCCTGGCTTCGCTTCCGTGACGGCAGGTCCGGGTGTCACCAACTCCGTCAGCGCGATTGCCAGTGCCTGGTTCAACGGGTCCCCATGCGTTGTGCTGGGCGGCCGGGCGCCAGCGGGGCGCTGGGGCACCGGGGCACTTCAGGAGCTCGATCACCCGCCGCTGGTCTCGAGTATCACCAAGGAAGCGTTCACGATTACCGATCCGGCCAGCGCCGCGCCTGAACTGGATCGGGCATTCGGGCTCGCGGCTAGTCCGCATCGGGGCCCGGTCTTCGTTGACGTACCAATGGACGTGCTCTTCTCGTTCGCGGAGGCTCCTCATCCCGCGGGCCCGGCGCTAAACCGTCTGCTGCCCGATCCTGACTCGATTCAGCGCATCGCCGAGGCTCTCCAGCAGGCCAACCGTCCGGTCCTGGTCATTGGAGGGGACGTCTGGGCCGACGGGGCCGAGGGAGCGGCGCTCGCCCTCGTGGATCAGCTGCGAATTCCGACGATCGCCAACGGCATGGGGCGCGGGATCCTGCCGCGCGGCCACGACTGCCTGGTGACCCGGGCACGGTCCACCGCGTTCGGCCAGGCCGACCTGGTTCTAGTCGTCGGCGCGCCCCTGGATTTCCGGCTCGGATACGGGATCTTCGGAGGTAAGGACGGGGCCGATCCCGCTGACGTGATTCACATCGCGGACTCGCCAGGAGAAGTGGCCCGTCACACCACACTGCGCGACTCGACGTGCGGCGACCTGTCAGCCGTACTCACCGGACTGGCCGACGTGTACGGGAAACGTGGACAGGTGCGGGACCATTCGGAATGGCTGAACACGCTGACGGGAGTGGCCCGGAAGGCACGAGCCGACGACGACGACCTACTAGGTAGAGCGGCTGATCCGATACACCCGGCCCGGATCTACGGCGAGCTGATTCCGCGGCTGGCGGACGACGCGATCGTGATCGGCGATGGAGGCGATTTCGTGTCCTTCGCCGGCCGCTTCATCGAGCCGCAGCGGCCGGGGCACTGGCTGGACCCGGGACCGTTCGGCTGCCTAGGCACCGGGCTCGGCTACGCGATGGCCGCTCGCGCGCATCGCCCAAGTGGCCAAGTCGTGCTTCTTCTCGGCGACGGCGCGGCCGGCTTCAGCCTGATGGACGTGGACACCCTGGTCAGGCATCAGATGCCCGTCGTGATGGTCGTGGGCAACAACTCGGCTTGGGCACTGGAGAAGCACCCGATGCGTTTCCTGTACGGATATGACGTAGCGGCAGACTTGAGGCCCACCGAATACGACGCTGTCGTGAGCGCCCTGGGAGGGGCGGGCGAAACCGTGCGGGCGCCTGAGGGCATTGGACCGGCGCTGGACCGCGCGTTCGCCTCCGGGGTCCCCTATCTGGTGAATGTGATGACCGACACCGATGTCGCCTACCCTCGCTCAACAACCGGGGTCTAGCGGCGAAGCGCCGCCACGACTGATCGAACTTGCTCCTGACCGGCAGCGCTGAACCACGTCTCCAGCCACGAATCCAGCTCGCTTTCGCCGCAGCGCTCGATCTCGGCCACCACGGGCCTGAGCAAGGAACTCTTGATTTGAGCGAACGCGGCTGGGGACCCAGCCAGACTCCCGGCTCGGGCGATGGCGCGATCAACAACACCGGACGGCTCGGTCACTTCGTCTACTAGCCCCAGCCCAAGGGCGTCATCGGGGCTCCACAATTCGCCAACCAGGGCGATGGGAGTCAGGGACGATGCTGGCACCCGGAAGCGCAGCGCCTCCACGACCATCGCGGGCAACCCGATGCTGAGTCTGACTTCGGTCAAGCCGATCCACCGTGCTGAGGAGCTCATGACACGCAGGTCGCACATCAACGCCAGGACGCACCCTCCAGCGATCGCCGGCCCATCGATCGCCGCGATAGTCGGAATCGGAAGAGTCAGGATGTCCTTCATCCCCGCGTCGACCGAACTCATGAACGAAGCCATGTCGGCTCTATCGAGGTCGATCAGGTCCGGCAGGGCCAGTCCGGCGCTGAAGAAGCGGCCGTCACCGGTGAACACGGCAGCCTCCGCGTCGCTGGCCCGAACTTCCGCGACCGCGTCGCTCATCAGCGACAACATCTCCGCCGACATCGCATTGGCGCGCCCAGCGCGCATGCGGATCACGGCGACCGCGCCGACGCGCTCGATGCTCACCTGGCCAACGGTCTTAGGTATTGTCACGGGCCGGAGCCTACAGGGGGCTTGGCGAATCGGGTCTGGAAGTCCCCGCGGTCGACGATCGCCCGGGATACGCGACCGCTGAGCACCTGCTTGTTGATGCCGTCTGGCTGGCAGTTGTGTGCCGTGACATCGAAGTCGATGCGGCTGCCGGTACTCGCCGAAACCACGGCACACACCTCGACTTCCGCGCCGACAGGGGAGGCGGCCAGATGCTTGACGTCAATGGCCACTCCGACGGACGTCTGACCCGGCGCCAGCAGCGACACCGCCGCGAGAACCGTCGCGGCCTCTGCCCAGGCGATCAGCCTCGGGGTTGCCAGCACCGCC contains the following coding sequences:
- a CDS encoding hotdog domain-containing protein, which gives rise to MTLPLSFGDSAWPPESGRTMGSTTNRAAVVRVVGPADTAESLGSGDVAVLATPRLIAWAEAATVLAAVSLLAPGQTSVGVAIDVKHLAASPVGAEVEVCAVVSASTGSRIDFDVTAHNCQPDGINKQVLSGRVSRAIVDRGDFQTRFAKPPVGSGP
- a CDS encoding enoyl-CoA hydratase/isomerase family protein, with the translated sequence MTIPKTVGQVSIERVGAVAVIRMRAGRANAMSAEMLSLMSDAVAEVRASDAEAAVFTGDGRFFSAGLALPDLIDLDRADMASFMSSVDAGMKDILTLPIPTIAAIDGPAIAGGCVLALMCDLRVMSSSARWIGLTEVRLSIGLPAMVVEALRFRVPASSLTPIALVGELWSPDDALGLGLVDEVTEPSGVVDRAIARAGSLAGSPAAFAQIKSSLLRPVVAEIERCGESELDSWLETWFSAAGQEQVRSVVAALRR
- a CDS encoding acetolactate synthase; the encoded protein is MTNAPAPPPSLHGHGGTHAVAAARAHGQSVLWTLSGAHIFPMLDAAVNAPESPLRIIDVRHEATAVFAAEATGKLSRSPGFASVTAGPGVTNSVSAIASAWFNGSPCVVLGGRAPAGRWGTGALQELDHPPLVSSITKEAFTITDPASAAPELDRAFGLAASPHRGPVFVDVPMDVLFSFAEAPHPAGPALNRLLPDPDSIQRIAEALQQANRPVLVIGGDVWADGAEGAALALVDQLRIPTIANGMGRGILPRGHDCLVTRARSTAFGQADLVLVVGAPLDFRLGYGIFGGKDGADPADVIHIADSPGEVARHTTLRDSTCGDLSAVLTGLADVYGKRGQVRDHSEWLNTLTGVARKARADDDDLLGRAADPIHPARIYGELIPRLADDAIVIGDGGDFVSFAGRFIEPQRPGHWLDPGPFGCLGTGLGYAMAARAHRPSGQVVLLLGDGAAGFSLMDVDTLVRHQMPVVMVVGNNSAWALEKHPMRFLYGYDVAADLRPTEYDAVVSALGGAGETVRAPEGIGPALDRAFASGVPYLVNVMTDTDVAYPRSTTGV